A single genomic interval of Pochonia chlamydosporia 170 chromosome 7, whole genome shotgun sequence harbors:
- a CDS encoding SesB protein (similar to microsporum gypseum CBS 118893 XP_003170983.1), producing the protein MEKRKYKQISGKRPDCSLPKHYIRPSSSDSSLKVLYDCENATLDVCFIHGPDGNPGSAWTASGQSAPWPGILLPPKLSSARVLAYDFEEYQTTEDVASTPDGLQQVAMGLLRSLVSDRAQFHASHRPIIFVAHSLGGFICKKALLLSQSLPHLDEIWYDTRGIIFMGTPHGEITELAIRSSPASAVIKPMLETFGARLQDLQSVQDEFLSMIQARQKDKAKLEIMCFFELLPTDGRNTVISQKQATLGGYDSTGLQATHMNMTRFATSEDDGFKLLVEKLLQWTCSRNTGHQEAPRPRAVTSSTKSYRPMSSDYASHRFQRANRISSPNLPPLSCSRKRSRSFESWDPFSWAAENGDKTVISMFLKTGKVNINTKSGKYDRTALLTAAYFGQEEIVEVLLGHKDIEVDAKDLLGYTPLIAAARNGHESVVRSLLNVGKANSTIADNEGKTALLWASHGGYATAAELLLDKPKDHVLARDVFGQTPFSAAAMGGHENILKLLLGTNEGEIDLKDNAGRTPLSLAAEHGHYSVTNLLLRTGKVDVNSTDIFDKTPLIFASENGHHDILGLLLDTGTADIDKRDRLGHTPLLWATKNGHETVVRSLLSTDAVNVNAKNPAGYNPLLLAAKNGCCSIVKLLLDTNKVDMSSTDEHGRSPLWWAQTNGHDIIVKLLQSTGKILPLEQDSGNGSASISPSKKRLHKSVSKSKFSVGAVDERSYRTDARMNSPFKDHRHGTNSSTSADQQARFPLAKPRQSIHRQIENSTSIAGNVLLQKVEQLKSRIPENQKELSQGQYAAVLDNLQQVSFDLRQLQSEIDNGKPATTRNTGIKLEQQSSLLQRVLSVTKLMRRPHEMGTDQTRDQILEQITGITLEYLDMLMGSVKIAEDLDKSLAIAHKASGTGESRALGATTHTPNEKQVLESRPGEVKYSVRPFNPCRHSTHFDARHEYFRGRRLSDTCKWFHSTVEFQNWFFGDKNDALWCWGINGCGKSTIVSSVIDMLELTGHIHAYYYFSEEKRQSATRLVASLLEQLQAQIDCLDSSPSDIKPTAVPGTYESHEKSLASKQESFHVLLEEMTKICSKTTQGVFVVLDAWRESNMKDADEFHEVLEHLRSAHCKILITSRTSDVQNIFCDHVDIGIDLKHNISDLCQYVEQNILEWAESGHGERGAMNRLEISRVVDIIASSSYGSFYYAHMLVQIFKGVYSPSDSMNMHFLQKLFHLDRPMYIISEMLEIFERNESFWPAKATLFWLSISPCGVPMQSLQSALPLISANFSNASDETFGEDFDIVLDQLTGIAAVDPGTATLQIASDDIRSAILERWGNPSQDLIFNIFRLCVESLGTIDAHSLRTEALMESFLKSNPFLVYATQTWAFYRRKLLDLSHNSAHSPKNVPLVSDLTQRQPHVGQMSIVPVEDSPEESVIGSVDNYTDRVAILTRALFENENVRAILAVSLYLDGDSEEGHVDYQSIRSWVCSMSRVHIAARLGMNDLVLETLINDPSGCQKQDDKGRTPLHEAARAGFLDVVKTLLSAGAEVDAPNHSNNTPLHYAKHSGNHRLFVLMFEHFCRKYCPGEVSGAVDEVAKHIDDYAACICPDSTTRHIRRKKELAMINAIRQGQVGVCRFLVEKCSLSMDCRDDNGVPALHVAINTQQLELVRLALAAGASPSAVGGEKNESALHLAARLGNCDMVVLLMSKNASMRHVDNDDRTILMAAVECQSDESAEKIMLKFLRYFYLDEIEILVKRDRFGRGVMHVAAMKGMTKLLQMYIDPGFYVKLTAPDNKGKRPLDYAQEHGHGEAACVLKDWDDSRERLR; encoded by the exons atggagaaaagaaaatacaaGCAGATCTCGGGGAAACGACCAGATTGCTCCCTCCCAAAACACTATATACGGCCCTCTTCGTCAGACAGCAGCCTGAAGGTGTTGTATGATTGTGAAAATGCAACACTCGATGTCTGCTTTATTCATGGCCCAGATGGCAATCCTGGAAGCGCCTGGACAGCTTCCGGCCAGTCTGCACCGTGGCCGGGAATCTTGCTTCCTCCAAAGCTTTCGAGTGCTCGTGTCCTTGCATACGATTTTGAAGAATATCAGACAACCGAAGATGTCGCGTCAACGCCGGACGGTCTGCAACAGGTTGCGATGGGGCTCCTAAGGAGCCTTGTTAGTGACAGAGCTCAGTTCCACGCATCACATCGTCCTATCATCTTCGTTGCTCATAGTCTGGGAGGTTTTATATGCAAGAAAGCGTTGCTTTTGTCACAAAGCTTGCCTCACCTTGACGAAATTTGGTATGATACTCGGGGGATCATCTTCATGGGCACCCCCCATGGCGAAATCACTGAATTGGCCATTCGGTCGTCGCCAGCCTCTGCTGTCATAAAGCCCATGTTGGAGACATTCGGTGCACGTTTGCAGGACCTTCAGAGCGTGCAGGATGAGTTTCTGTCCATGATTCAAGCCAGACAGAAGgacaaagccaagttggagatTATGTGCTTCTTTGAGCTCTTGCCTACAGATGGACGCAACACAGTCATCTCGCAGAAGCAAGCGACCCTGGGCGGTTACGACTCTACTGGTCTTCAAGCAACACATATGAATATGACGCGGTTCGCAACTTCggaagatgatggcttcaaacttctCGTGGAAAAATTGCTTCAATGGACATGCAGTCGAAACACTGGCCATCAAGAGGCTCCACGTCCTAGAGCAGTGACCTCATCGACGAAGAGCTATCGACCAATGTCTTCGGATTATGCCTCTCATCGCTTCCAACGCGCAAATAGAATTTCATCACCGAATTTACCGCCCCTCTCGTGTAGTCGAAAGCGCTCCAGGTCTTTTGAGAGCTGGGATCCATTTTCGTGGGCTGCCGAGAATGGAGATAAGACCGTTATCAGCATGTTCCTCAAGACGGGCAAAGTCAACATCAATACAAAGAGCGGCAAATACGATCGAACCGCGCTACTTACAGCCGCATATTTCGGGCAAGAGGAAATAGTAGAAGTGTTGCTTGGCCACAAAgacattgaagttgatgcaAAAGATCTCCTTGGCTACACACCCTTAATAGCGGCAGCTCGGAATGGACACGAGTCTGTCGTCAGATCGCTTTTAAACGTGGGCAAAGCCAATTCGACTATTGCAGACAATGAGGGAAAGACTGCCCTGCTCTGGGCCTCTCATGGGGGCTATGCAACTGCCGCAGAGCTGTTACTAGACAAGCCTAAAGATCATGTTCTGGCGAGGGACGTCTTTGGCCAAACCCCGTTCTCGGCGGCCGCCATGGGAGGCCACGAGAACATCTTAAAGCTCCTGCTCGGGACGAACGAGGGCGAAATTGATCTAAAGGATAACGCCGGTCGAACGCCCTTGTCTTTGGCAGCGGAGCATGGACACTATTCGGTGACAAATTTGCTCCTGCGCACTGGCAAAGTCGACGTCAATTCAACCGACATTTTTGACAAGACGCCACTGATATTCGCATCTGAAAACGGGCACCACGATATTTTGGgacttcttcttgatacAGGAACAGCTGATATTGACAAAAGAGATCGCCTTGGTCACACACCACTACTGTGGGCGACAAAAAATGGACACGAAACAGTTGTGAGGTCACTGTTGAGCACCGACGCAGTTAATGTCAATGCAAAGAATCCCGCAGGTTACAACCCCTTactcttggctgccaagaaTGGCTGTTGCTCGATAGTCAAGCTACTTCTTGATACGAATAAGGTTGATATGAGTTCAACTGATGAACATGGTCGTTCACCGCTATGGTGGGCGCAGACCAATGGACATGATATCATCGTTAAACTACTACAAAGCACGGGAAAGATTCTTCCTTTGGAGCAGGACAGCGGAAATGGTTCCGCATCAATTTCACCATCAAAAAAGAGATTGCATAAGTCTGTTTCAAAGTCGAAATTCAGCGTTGGTGCTGTAGATGAACGGTCTTATCGTACAGACGCCCGCATGAATAGCCCATTCAAGGATCACAGGCATGGCACGAATTCGTCAACATCTGCTGACCAGCAAGCCAGATTTCCGCTAGCGAAACCAAGGCAGTCTATCCATCGTCAAATCGAGAATAGCACCAGCATTGCCGGAAATGTTTTGCTTCAAAAAGTTGAACAGCTTAAATCCAGAATACCAGAGAACCAAAAAGAGTTGTCACAGGGGCAATATGCTGCGGTGCTGGACAATCTCCAACAAGTCTCTTTCGATTTGAGACAGCTTCAATCAGAAATAGACAATGGAAAGCCGGCAACGACTCGAAATACAGGTATTAAGCTAGAACAACAATCTTCTCTGCTCCAACGTGTTCTATCCGTCACAAAATTGATGCGTCGGCCGCACGAGATGGgcacagaccagactcgagaCCAAATCCTCGAGCAAATAACTGGCATAACACTAGAGTATCTAGATATGCTGATGGGTTCCGTGAAAATTGCTGAGGACCTTGACAAGTCCCTAGCAATCGCTCACAAAGCAAGCGGCACTGGCGAGTCACG GGCTCTTGGGGCCACCACCCATACCCCGAACGAGAAGCAAGTTTTAGAATCACGACCCGGGGAGGTAAAATACTCTGTGCGGCCATTCAATCCCTGTCGACACTCAACTCACTTCGACGCAAGACATGAGTACTTCCGGGGCCGTCGACTTTCTGATACCTGCAAGTGGTTCCATTCCACGGTTGAGTTTCAGAATTGGTTTTTTGGCGACAAAAATGACGCGCTGTGGTGTTGGGGAATCAACGGATGTGGGAAAAGCACAATTGT CTCGAGCGTCATTGATATGCTAGAGCTCACAGGCCACATTCATGCCTACTACTACTTCAGCGAGGAGAAGCGACAATCTGCTACAAGGCTAGTAGCAAGTCTCCTTGAGCAACTACAGGCTCAGATTGACTGTCTTGACTCATCTCCAAGTGACATAAAACCCACAGCTGTGCCTGGCACTTACGAGAGTCACGAAAAGAGCCTTGCTTCAAAGCAAGAGAGCTTCCATGTTCTGCTCGAAGAGATGACGAAAATCTGTTCGAAAACTACGCAAGGTGTTTTTGTCGTGCTTGACGCATGGAGGGAGTCAAACATGAAAGATGCTGACGAATTCCACGAAGTTCTTGAGCATCTTCGCTCGGCCCATTGCAAGATATTGATAACAAGTCGGACAAGTGACGTACAGAACATCTTTTGCGACCACGTGGATATAGGAATCGATTTAAAGCACAACATCAGCGACTTGTGCCAGTATGTTGAACAAAACATTCTTGAATGGGCAGAAAGTGGACATGGCGAGAGAGGTGCTATGAATAGGCTCGAGATATCTCGCGTCGTAGACATTATTGCGAGCAGTTCATACGGATC ATTCTACTATGCACATATGCTTGTGCAAATATTTAAAGGAGTTTATTCCCCATCTGACTCCATGAATATGCATTTCCTTCAAAAGTTATTCCACCTGGACCGGCCGATGTATATCATTTCGGAAATGCTGGAAATATTCGAGCGAAACGAGAGTTTCTGGCCTGCCAAGGCAACACTGTTCTGGTTGTCTATTTCTCCGTGTGGAGTGCCTATGCAATCACTTCAAAGCGCTCTTCCTCTGATTTCTGCAAActtctccaacgccagcgACGAAACCTTCGGCGAAGATTTCGACATAGTCCTGGATCAACTGACGGGCATTGCAGCAGTTGATCCTGGAACCGCAACGCTGCAAATAGCTTCTGACGATATACGATCGGCAATTCTGGAAAGATGGGGGAATCCAAGCCAGGATCTCATATTCAACATCTTCAGACTCTGCGTCGAGAGTCTTGGCACAATTGACGCTCATTCCCTGCGCACCGAGGCCTTGATGGAGTCTTTTTTAAAAAGTAATCCATTCCTTGTATATGCTACGCAAACGTGGGCGTTCTACCGTAGAAAGCTGCTTGACTTATCTCACAATTCTGCACATAGCCCGAAGAATGTGCCCTTGGTGTCCGACCTGACCCAGAGACAGCCACATGTTGGCCAGATGTCTATTGTCCCAGTTGAGGATAGTCCAGAGGAGAGTGTGATAGGATCCGTCGACAACTACACCGACCGTGTTGCCATCCTCACGAGGGCGCTCTTCGAAAATGAAAACGTCCGCGCCATCTTAGCCGTATCCTTGTATCTTGACGGTGATTCCGAGGAAGGACACGTCGACTATCAGAGCATCCGCTCCTGGGTCTGTTCTATGTCAAGGGTGCATATTGCAGCACGACTCGGAATGAACGATCTTGTTTTGGAGACACTGATTAATGACCCTTCGGGTTGCCAGAAACAAGATGATAAAGGCCGAACACCACTTCATGAAGCAGCACGCGCTGGATTTCTCGACGTAGTCAAAACGCTGTTGTCAGCCGGGGCTGAAGTCGATGCTCCGAATCATTCGAACAATACCCCTTTACATTACGCGAAACACTCCGGCAATCACAGGCTCTTTGTGCTCATGTTTGAACACTTTTGCAGAAAGTATTGCCCGGGAGAGGTCTCTGGAGCTGTAGACGAAGTTGCAAAGCACATCGATGATTACGCTGCCTGCATTTGTCCTGATAGCACTACACGTCACATCAGGCGAAAGAAAGAGTTGGCGATGATTAATGCAATCAGGCAGGGTCAGGTTGGAGTTTGTCGCTTCCTAGTCGAAAAATGCTCACTGAGTATGGATTGCCGGGATGACAATGGTGTTCCAGCACTCCACGTCGCCATAAATACGCAGCAACTTGAGCTAGTCAGACTCGCATTGGCCGCCGGAGCAAGCCCATCCGCTGTGGGAGGGGAGAAAAATGAATCAGCTCTGCACTTGGCGGCGCGTTTAGGGAACTGCGACATGGTGGTGCTTCTCATGAGCAAGAATGCCTCCATGCGACATGTCGACAATGATGACCGCACTATCCTTATGGCTGCCGTAGAGTGCCAAAGTGACGAAAGTGCCGAGAAGATCATGCTCAAATTCCTCCGCTACTTCTATCTGGACGAGATTGAGATTCTCGTCAAAAGAGACAGGTTTGGTCGTGGGGTGATGCATGTAGCTGCCATGAAGGGAATGACTAAGTTGTTACAGATGTACATCGACCCTGGGTTCTATGTCAAACTCACGGCACCAGATAACAAAGGGAAACGGC